The window CATCCGCGAGGGTCTCTTCGGGGCTGAGGAGGTCGCTGCCCGAGATGTGGGTGAAGTCGTTGTCGACGAGCAGCGCCCGGCCGTGCGCCTCCACGACCGGGTCGTTGTCGACGTAGACGACGTGCGCCTCCGGGTTGTACTTCTGCGCCACCTGGTGGGTGTTCTCCACCGTCGGGAAACCGGAGCCGAGGTCGAGGAACTGATCGACGCCGAGCCGTTCGGTCAGGTACCGGACGGCGCGGATGAGCCACTGCCGGACTTCCCGCGCCATCGCCTGCGATTCCGGCGCGATCTCCAGGATCTCCCGCAGCACCACGCGGTCGGCTTCGTAGTTGTCCTGCCCGCCCATCAGCGCGTCGAAGACGCGGGCGATGCTCGGCCGGTCGAAGTCGACGCGGGCCGACGGTCGTTCGCTCGTCGTCATGGCGGCCTACCGGGGGTCGGGGTCCGTGCAGCCTAGGCCAAGGTGGATCACCGCCGGTAGGCGGACGTGCGGTGCGGGTGAGCTCAGCCGAGCCACGCCTGGGCCGCGTCGGCGCCGTTCCACACCTGCGCCTTGAGCCCGACCGCCCGCGCACCCTCCACATTGGACGGACGGTCGTCGAAGAACAGGCAGTCGGCCGGCTCCGCGCCGAGCTCGTCGAGCAGCAGGCGGAAGATCTTCGCGTCCGGCTTGACGCACCGGACGTCGCCCGAGAACAGCGTCACGCGGAAGTGGCGCGCCCACTCCTGCTCGCGGACCCATTCGCCGAAGACCACCGGCGCGTTCGACAGCAGCGCGAGCGACGCGCCGGCCTCGGAGAGCGCTTCGAACAGCGCCTGCGACGACGGTTCCAGGTGACCCCAGCCCTCGACGTCGATGCGGGTCAGCTCGTCCGACAGCTCTTCGTCGACGGACACGCCCACCGCCTTGCCGACCGCCTGCCAGTACTCGAGCGGAGTGCTCCCGGCGTCGAAGGGAATCCGGTAGTCCCAGTACGCCTTCTCGAACTCCGGCAGCGGCGCGCCCATCGCCTCGGCCATGGCCGGGCGGGCCACGCTCGGCTTGCTCAGCACGTCGCCGTAGTCGAACACGATCCAGTTCACGGTTCCCCCAGGGAGTTCACGCGCCGGCCTTGATCCGGCGCAAGGCTTCTTCGACGTCGGTCGCGCTCAGGTCCCGGTGCGTGACGAACCGGACCTTGCCCGCCATCGGCACCGCGCGGATCCCGAGCGAATCGAGCCAGGCCAGCGCGGTCGGGATGTCGGGCACCTGGGCGAGCACGATGTTGGTGTCGGGGACGTTCGTCGCCCAGCCGTACTCGGCCAGGCCCTCGGCCAGGCGCCGCGCGTTCTCGTGCGACTCGGCCAGCTCGGGGACGCGGTCCAGCGCGACCAGGCAGGCCGCGGCCAGGACGCCGCCCTGCCGGACGCCGCCGCCGAGCATCTGCCGCATCCGGCGCGCCCGTTCGACGAACGCGGCGCTGCCCGCGACGACCGAGCCGACCGGCGCGCCGAGGCCCTTGCTGAAGCAGGCCGAGACGGTGTCGACGCCGACGGTCAGCGCGGCCGGCGGCACTCCGAGCGCGACCGCGGCCTGCCAGAGCCGGGCGCCGTCGAGGTGCACGGTCAGGCCGGCTTCCTTCGCGACGGACAGCAGCTGGGCGTGCTCGTCGGGCGGGGTCACCGCGCCACCGGCGGCGTTGTGCGTGTTCTCGAGGCAGAGCAGAGATGTCCGTAATGTGAAGTACGGTCCGGGCTGTCCGATCGCGGCCGCGAGGGCGTCGGGCGAAGGGCGGCCCGGGCCGCCGTCGTGCTCCAGGATGTCCGGCATCCCGCCGGCCAGCCACGCCGCCGAGCCCAGCTCGTTGGCCAGCACGTGGGCACCGCGCGTGGCCAGGAACCGGTCGCCGCGCTGCAGGTGGAGGCTCAGCGCGACGAGGTTCGCCATGGTCCCGCTCGGCACCCACAGGGCGGCCGGCATGCCCAGGACGTGCGCGGCGCGCTCCTCCAGCGCCTGGACCGTCGGGTCGCGCTCGAGGACGTTGTCGCCGACTTCGGCGGACGCCATCGCCGCGCGCATCGTGTCATCCGGACGGGTGACGGTGTCGGAACGGAAGTCCAGCGGCGGCAGCGTGAAGGTCACGGAGCGATCACATCACACCCACCTCGCGGGGATCAATGAGCCCTCGGGTGGTCGAACCCACTCGGTCCGTGCAACCGTGGACGCCCCTGATTCCGTCCTACCCACCGACGACGACAGAGCGGAGCACGACTGCGCGTGGACCAGCGCGACGAGCAGGAGTTCGCGGAGTACTTCGCCGCCAGGCGGGACGCCGTGCGCCGGACCGCGTACATGCTCTGCGGCGACTGGCACCGGGCGGACGACCTCGCGCAGACGGCGTTCGTCGCGCTGCACCGGAGGTGGAAGAAGATCAGGGATCGCGCGGCGACCGACGCGTACGTCCGCAAGACGCTCGTGCGGGCGTCGATCGACGAATCGCGGCGTCCGTGGCGGCGCGAGTGGCAGACCGAGACGCTGCCGGAGCCGGTGGACGACTCGCCCGGCCTCGACGAGCTCGTCGCGACCAGGGAAGACCTGCTCACGGCGTTGAAGGAAGTGCCGCCCCGGCAGCGGGCGGTGCTGGTCCTGCGGTTCTTCGAGGGACTCGACGTGACCAGCGCGGCGACGGAGCTCGGCTGCAGCGAAGGCAACGTGAAGAGCCAGACCGCGCGCGGGCTGGCGAACCTCAAGCAGGTGCTGGAACGGGAGGTGGAGACCAATGGATGAGCAGGAGCTGCGCTCGTTGTTCTCCGCCGCGCCCGGCGACGCGCCTTCGGCGACGTTCACGCAGGACGACGTCGTCCGCGAATCCCGCCGCCAGACCGTCCGCCGCAACCGGATCACCGCCGGGGTGAGCGCCGCGGCGCTGGTGGTCGTCGGGTTCGGTGCATACGGAGTGCTGTCCGGGGGTACCCCCGAGTCGCTGACGTCCGCGAGCAACGGCGTGATGTCGTCGCAGTCCGGGCCGGGATCGGGGCAACCCGGCGTGAGCCCGGCACGTCCTGAAGTCGGTGGGGAGTCACCGAACTTCTCGTCCGCACCACCTCGGCAGGGAGGTGACCAGGGCGGGAAGACCGGCCAGCTGGCCGAAGGCGCCTCCGGGTGCGAACAGGTGGACGGGGAGCTCGCCACCGCCCTCGCTGGCGAGCTCCCCGGCCACGTCGCCGGTACCCCGGCCGTGCCGGGCGGCGCCTGTTCGACGGTGTCGCGCTCCGCGGGGTTCCCGGTCCCGGGCGGTGAGGTGTCCGCCGCGTTGTACCCGAAGGGCGTCCCGGTCGTCTTCAAGTCCCAGCCGGCCGGCGCGGTCACGGCCCAGGTGGCCACCGCGTCCGGTGGGGTGCTGGTGCTGGTCAGCGTGCCTTCGGCCGGGGCGACGGCACCGTACGCGAGCCAGGTCGCCGCGTTCGCGCACGCTCTCGCGCCCCAGTTCTGAGCCCGGGTCCGCCCGGTTGGCAGAATGACCGGTCATGACCGCTGCGACCACCCCGAAGGGGGAACGACGGCGCACCGCGCTCGTCGAGGCCGCCGCGAAGCTGCTCGTCGAGGGCGGGTTCGACGCCGTCCGGCACCGGGCGGTCGCCGAGCGCGCCGGGCTGCCGCTCGCCTCGACGACGTACTACTTCGACTCGCTGGAAGAGCTGGTCACGGCGGCCGTCGAGCACCACTCGAACGCCGAGCTGGAGACGGGCCGCCGCCGGCTGGAGGAGCTGGCGACGCGCAACCGCGGCGTCCAGGCGACCGTCGACCTGGTGCTGGAGATGCTGCTGGGGCCGGAGACCGACGACCCGGAGGCCGACGCGGAAGCCGTGCTGCTGCGGTACGAGCGCCTGGTCGCGACCGGTCGCCGCCCGTACCTGCGGCCGCTGATGCGGACGTTGTCGGTCCAGCTCAACGAGCTGCTGACGGAGATCTTCGCGCGCTCGGGCACGCCGGTTTCCCCCGACGAACTCGAACGGCTGGTGGCGCTGGTCGACGGCGCGGTCGTCAACGCGCTGATCGCGATCGACCCGGCCCCGCGCGCCGCGGCGTCGCGCATGTTGCAGGCGGCCCTGGACGGTTCCTAGCTACTGTCGCCGAGTGGATCTGAACCTGCTGACCGCCCTGGACGCGCTGCTGGAGGAGAACTCCGTACAGGCGGCCGCCGACCGGCTGCACCTGACGCCCCCGGCGATGAGCCGCACGCTGGCCAGGATCCGGGCGACGACCGGCGACGACATCCTGGTCCGCACCGGCCGCACGATGACCCCGACGCCCCGCGCGCTGGCGATGCGCGACGAGGTGCGGGCGCTGGTGGCCCGCGCGAACCGCGTCCTGGCCCCGGCCCGCACGGTCGACCCGGCGACGCTGCGGCGCACGTTCACCATCCAGGGTCACGACGCGCTGCTGGCGGCGCTGTTCCCGGCGTTGCTGCGCACGGCGTCGGCGGAGGCGCCCGGCATCGGCCTGCGGCTGCTGGCGGAGGCCCCGGTGGACACGCCGGACCTGGCCCGCGGCCACGTCGACCTGCAGGTCGGGGCGACGGTGCCGGCAACCCCGGAAATCAGTCACGAAGTGGTCGGCGAGGACCGCCTGGTGCTGGTGAGCCGAGCCGGCGTGCGCCTGGACGTCGAGGAGTTCGCGGCGGCCGAGCACGTGATCGTGTCGCGACGGGGACGGCTGCGCGACGGCGTGGACAAGGCGCTGGCCGAGCTGGGCCTGCGCCGCCGCGTGGTGGCAGCCCTCCCGACGGCGGCGCTGGCCCTGCAGGCGATCGCGCACAGCGGCGTCGTGGGAGTGCTGGCCGACCGGGCCACGGCGCTCGCGCGGGCGGACATCGGGTTGGCGGCGACGGAGCTGCCGCTGGACCCGCCGCCGGCCCCGGTCGTAGTGAGCTGGCACAGCCGCTACGACACCGACCCGGCCCACGACTGGCTGCGCGCCCACTGCCGGACGGCGCTGGCGGACGTGCTGACGGGGTCTGCCGCGGCTGGTCGTGAGTGAGAAACAGTGTTCTAACACTGTTTCTCACTCACGACCTCAGGTGGGCAGTGCCACCAGCACTTCCCCGCGCGGCCCGTCTTCCGCCGCGTCGAGCATCGCCGCCGCCACCGTCGCGTGGCTGATCGTCGACGGGAACAGGCGGCGGGGCACTTCGCCGACTCGCACCGAGCGCCGGGTCGGGCTGATCGGGCCGGTCTTCATCGGGCCCACGTGGACCACCGTCCCGCCCATGCCGAGGATCGCCGCGTCCGCGCTCGTCTTGTCCGGCAGTTCGTCCTTCAAGAAGCGTGCCAGCAGAGTGCGGGTCAGCCAGCCCGCCGCCCCCGCGGAGGGCCCGGTCCCCAACGCCCCGACGGACACCGCACGCGACGGCGCCGCGGCCACGACCGCACGAGCCCCGGCCGTCAGCACGCCCGGCGGGTCACCCTTCCGCAAGCCCAGCGCGTCGAGCACGGTTTCACTGCCCCGCAACGCATCCGCGATCCCGGTGGCGTCGTGGACGTCGGCCGCGATCGGCGTCAGCCGCTCGGCGGGAGCC of the Amycolatopsis sp. NBC_01488 genome contains:
- a CDS encoding SAM-dependent methyltransferase, with amino-acid sequence MTTSERPSARVDFDRPSIARVFDALMGGQDNYEADRVVLREILEIAPESQAMAREVRQWLIRAVRYLTERLGVDQFLDLGSGFPTVENTHQVAQKYNPEAHVVYVDNDPVVEAHGRALLVDNDFTHISGSDLLSPEETLADVKRFIDFDRPVGLVLCAIVHHITDLERARQVVQSYVGALAPGSYLVLLHQHNPDDGSEAAAVATSLQKRLSGTGLDTLYRTRAEIASFFDGLDLLEPGLTAPHLWWPDGPRLTPLTPVNWTWLGGVARIP
- a CDS encoding HAD family hydrolase, which gives rise to MNWIVFDYGDVLSKPSVARPAMAEAMGAPLPEFEKAYWDYRIPFDAGSTPLEYWQAVGKAVGVSVDEELSDELTRIDVEGWGHLEPSSQALFEALSEAGASLALLSNAPVVFGEWVREQEWARHFRVTLFSGDVRCVKPDAKIFRLLLDELGAEPADCLFFDDRPSNVEGARAVGLKAQVWNGADAAQAWLG
- a CDS encoding threonine aldolase family protein; the encoded protein is MTFTLPPLDFRSDTVTRPDDTMRAAMASAEVGDNVLERDPTVQALEERAAHVLGMPAALWVPSGTMANLVALSLHLQRGDRFLATRGAHVLANELGSAAWLAGGMPDILEHDGGPGRPSPDALAAAIGQPGPYFTLRTSLLCLENTHNAAGGAVTPPDEHAQLLSVAKEAGLTVHLDGARLWQAAVALGVPPAALTVGVDTVSACFSKGLGAPVGSVVAGSAAFVERARRMRQMLGGGVRQGGVLAAACLVALDRVPELAESHENARRLAEGLAEYGWATNVPDTNIVLAQVPDIPTALAWLDSLGIRAVPMAGKVRFVTHRDLSATDVEEALRRIKAGA
- a CDS encoding SigE family RNA polymerase sigma factor, with translation MDQRDEQEFAEYFAARRDAVRRTAYMLCGDWHRADDLAQTAFVALHRRWKKIRDRAATDAYVRKTLVRASIDESRRPWRREWQTETLPEPVDDSPGLDELVATREDLLTALKEVPPRQRAVLVLRFFEGLDVTSAATELGCSEGNVKSQTARGLANLKQVLEREVETNG
- a CDS encoding TetR/AcrR family transcriptional regulator is translated as MTAATTPKGERRRTALVEAAAKLLVEGGFDAVRHRAVAERAGLPLASTTYYFDSLEELVTAAVEHHSNAELETGRRRLEELATRNRGVQATVDLVLEMLLGPETDDPEADAEAVLLRYERLVATGRRPYLRPLMRTLSVQLNELLTEIFARSGTPVSPDELERLVALVDGAVVNALIAIDPAPRAAASRMLQAALDGS
- a CDS encoding LysR family transcriptional regulator codes for the protein MDLNLLTALDALLEENSVQAAADRLHLTPPAMSRTLARIRATTGDDILVRTGRTMTPTPRALAMRDEVRALVARANRVLAPARTVDPATLRRTFTIQGHDALLAALFPALLRTASAEAPGIGLRLLAEAPVDTPDLARGHVDLQVGATVPATPEISHEVVGEDRLVLVSRAGVRLDVEEFAAAEHVIVSRRGRLRDGVDKALAELGLRRRVVAALPTAALALQAIAHSGVVGVLADRATALARADIGLAATELPLDPPPAPVVVSWHSRYDTDPAHDWLRAHCRTALADVLTGSAAAGRE
- a CDS encoding NAD(P)-dependent oxidoreductase, which encodes MSRVAVLGASGAVGSELVRQALSRGHEVVAISRRPSPAPAERLTPIAADVHDATGIADALRGSETVLDALGLRKGDPPGVLTAGARAVVAAAPSRAVSVGALGTGPSAGAAGWLTRTLLARFLKDELPDKTSADAAILGMGGTVVHVGPMKTGPISPTRRSVRVGEVPRRLFPSTISHATVAAAMLDAAEDGPRGEVLVALPT